A window of the Parambassis ranga chromosome 17, fParRan2.1, whole genome shotgun sequence genome harbors these coding sequences:
- the piezo2b gene encoding piezo-type mechanosensitive ion channel component 2 isoform X1, protein MASEVVCGLVFRLLLPVCLAAACLFRYNALSFVYLIYLLLIPLFAEPTCTTMQGHTGRLLRSLCFTSMSFLLLHIIYQITVNSLVAQSSISPNFNCSAWEKSIRQIGFESVSGADAGNGIRVFIPDIGMFVVGLAIWLLCRSLVQKRPPEDMAQYNTDFEAEEQEEEEKLSLDDDILLEEDYEAGYEAEEEEELEEYEEEEEEDGGEEEAKESTKMKILRLVQEVASKVKEVIGNLITTAGKVVVTILLGMTGIMQPSLTSAVYFFTFLFLCTWWSLCRTFNTLIFSCMCVLMAIFSAGHIIVLYLYQFQVFQESVRPNDTYSRVFGITPIVQSNCSYTWKLIVHKNTMWYHFVSPIMLLILYYTLATLIRLWLQEPIDQLMDDKDSDMCEEEEEDGNRANNSANRKRQLWWESRQGTDEKNLLSTQDGISTTEAVPTLNGTSFDFVTTDNGPVCLDLYSTPQYKMDHTGDDTEKKDECVYEVCLPPEDSALKESEDEENEIKKKGVGAMVKVFHFIMKQSYLCALIAMMVWSITYVSWLTFVFLMWSCILWMVRDRRRYAMLSSPFMVAYGNLMIVLQYIYTFQGMEPVPGFFVKKNNPFHSLSSKILCLLSFWLLLRQTLTERQEKQKEDSASLSDVHVEVQEKKEEEEPEEGGEQDVMQVFGNMVMALLVKYWIYICGGMFFFVSFEGTIVMYKIIYMMMLLSCVALYQVHYERWRWILKYFWMSLVMYTMLVLTLVYTAQFEGSVEAWGKMLNTSVKSLKDLGLEKFDTGMLFTRIAIPTSFLLVCVLHLHYFHQRFLQLTDLKAVVAKEESTIYRLVHPDGSLADLTMLSASSVDAALPKEEERLQEKQEEQGGWETEKEQTLVVVMDDTDMTGEKPKSFSDQRQSSTEESVHCSMKTEPEPSTEQSSDLRNKWHLVVDRLTVLFLKFLEYFHKLQLFIWWLLEIHIIKIVSCYIIVFTLYEVSLFNYVFLASWAFALPYSQYRPLASSICTVWTCVIIVCKMLYQLKSIDPPSYSKNCTMPDYTPAQKQEMEDSLLYKGPVDPANWVGLQKSDDLLGYLRDNLLMLALLAFEVTIYRHQEYFRLRNKLSPPAARIIFHDITRQHLDIGIIHFVKYFVNYFFYKFGLETCFLLVVNVMGQRMDFYSMLHGFALIVVMYRRRRKAIAEIWPKYCCFLACMLTVQYFVCIGIPPAACKDYPWRFPNSTTDSNVVKWLYVPDFHTHPKPTFLIYDLMLLLCASLQRQVFEDENMAAVRLMAGDNVEICRDLDAASFSVHNPVPDFIHCRSYLDMLKVIMFSYLFWFVLTIIFITGTTRISVFCMGYLVACFYFLLFGGKLLLKPIKKILHYWDFLIAYNVFVITMKNILSILACGYIKSMMVNHCWLIQLFSLACTIKEYKIQKSDSKECELPSNEAGIIWDSICFAFLLLQRRVFMSYYFLHVVADIRASQILASRGAELFQATIVKAVKARLEEESKSVEQLKRQMERIKLRQQKFKRGKEKMLSLAQESVDGQTMVQPEDDDDDGAHPTNAKTKKKQWWRPWVDHASMVRSGDYYLFETDSEEEDEEEEEKKDGEQPKKSAFQRAIAKFVSAVLALPKSIIRLPKTVLQYVVKAGKFLYQTWLTDPKAALKARAKDKRKFWKKYTKGVRRRKTKKDAGHVAIDVGELSDGQEKGDENKKSGGPDNIIKRVFNIIKFTWVLFQTTVNSFTKWMNSMCSEYIDISTVLRIERCMLTREVKKGNIPSRESIHVYYQKAMRLNMSRQASLDQLSEDGSTSGSTRVRRRRGGYRMESQDSTASRDSISSAFTEATTLFSRQSTLEDMDAMPEFIPKTSERARPKLRKMYGLDVSNSSMDSGGSSFISSETTQCVMLYSRQGTTDTIEEVEDEQDQGEDKQQVPRESQQQDEGQGAEGVTWSDQESRLREEKEEEGEDKVEEGPEVAEGQQSEVGEEGVEAPEDQEREHAPWESFGPDEGPSFRPEEADSAPTMQQNDFTESEDGGGQQDFLQTECQGGLLYTPDTDASKTSDADVPPSYSKAVSFDRLELSDDESDTDRKRRMVMTFDSRSDSRSDIMLPSMTTELTASELLLNKMFYDEELEQSDRFYQSQPLILQLCYALYNMVVAHSELVCYLVIIVNHMVSANCVTLVLPITIFLWAMLSVPRPSKRYWMTAIIYTEVTIVIKYFFQFSFFPFHNTIDKNKPFHPPNIIGVEKKDGYVIYDLLQLLALFFHRSILKCHGLWDEDDPKQKKEPPSQSESEDEVKSKESESEKESEPASSVFNERRGSTQTMRSINFGTSIDSGQVQVHVQHQQTYQRRKSSSGASHISHPSVHSSARSKRGSTTSHNSSRKDGSEASEASVHQKTRKQMIIEKLREQFLKVKAFVVKRFMEVYLSIRLFFYNLIHPEYSAVTDVYVLMFLADTVDFIIIVFGFWAFGKHSAADITSSLSEDQVPGPFLVMVLIQFGTMVVDRALYLRKSVMGKVIFQVFLVFGIHFWMFFILPGVTAKRFSENRVAQMWYFVKCIYFGLSAYQIRCGYPTRVLGNFLTKSYNYVNLFLFQGFRLVPFLTELRAVMDWVWTDTSLSLSSWICVEDIYAHIFILKCWRESEKRYPQPRGQKKKKVVKYGMGGMIVMLLICIVWFPLLFMSLVKSVAGVVNTPLDVSLTITLAGFQPIFTMSAQQKQLRDVTPDEFRIFVKSYTSDDGAMQWLEGYTFEDLTIAELKGSSNSLWTISPPSRTNLIEMLSTVKEEFPVTVSWSVQRNLSLGAKAETASGKHVTHLENNTKSELIKVLNGSSTISEVNLTNIFPRFVRAPSDSDAKPVEALQGGDKHLAISLTLMRAENLTDQIQEWWIVNQTTLGPIKKQCNGTAEEKQKCKDKKFDAGLEMYIFSDKVSPPSLGFLAGYGIMGLYASVVLVIGKFVREFFSGISHTIMFEELPNVDRILKLCTDIFLVRETGELDLEEDMYSKLIFLYRSPETMIKWTREKTQ, encoded by the exons CGTGAGTGGTGCAGACGCAGGCAACGGCATCCGGGTGTTCATCCCTGACATCGGCATGTTCGTGGTCGGCTTGGCCATCTGGCTGCTGTGTCGCAGTCTGGTCCAGAAGAGGCCGCCTGAGGACATGGCCCAGTACAACACGGACTTCGAAGCAGAGGAACAG gaggaagaagagaagctgAGCCTGGATGACGACATCCTGCTAGAGGAGGACTACGAAGCCGGTTatgaggctgaggaggaggaggagctggaggagtacgaagaagaggaggaggaggacggcggGGAGGAAGAGGCAAAGGAGAGCACCAAGATGAAGATTCTGCGGCTTGTGCAGGAAGTCGCTTCCAAAGTGAAGGAGGTCATCGGAAACTTGATCACCACTGCAGGGAAGGTAGTGGTCACCATCTTGTTGGGCATGACAG gaaTCATGCAGCCCTCATTGACCTCAGCCGTTTACTTCTTCACCTTCCTGTTCCTGTGCACCTGGTGGTCCCTGTGCAGGACCTTCAACACGCTCATCTtcagctgcatgtgtgttctgATGGCAATCTTCAGCGCTGGACACATCATCGTCCTCTACCTCTACCAGTTCCAGGTCTTTCAGGAGTCCGTCCGACCGAACGACACCTACAGCCG agtATTTGGCATCACTCCCATTGTTCAGAGCAACTGCTCCTACACATGGAAGCTcattgtgcacaaaaacactaTGTGGTACCACTTCGTCAGTCCCATCATGCTGCTGATTCTCTATTACACCCTGGCTACACTCATCCGCCTCTGGCTGCAGGAGCCCATCGACCAGCTGATG gACGACAAGGACTCTGATAtgtgcgaggaggaggaggaggacggaaaCAGAGCGAACAACTCGGCCAACAGGAAGAGGCAGCTGTGGTGGGAATCACGCCAGGGCACCGATGAGAAAAAC CTCCTCTCCACCCAGGATGGCATCAGTACAACCGAG GCTGTTCCCACCTTAAACGGGACATCATTTGACTTTGTCACCACTGACAATGGACCAGTCTGTTTGGACTTGTACTCCACCCCTCAGTATAAAATGGACCACACCGGTGATGACACAG agaagaaggacgagtgtgtgtatgaggtgtgtTTGCCCCCAGAGGATTCAGCGTTGAaggagtctgaggatgaagagaaTGAGATAAAGAAGAAGGGAGTCGGTGCTATGGTCAAAGTCTTCCACTTCATTATGAAACAGAGCTACCTCTGTGCACTCATAGCAATGATG gtgtgGAGCATCACCTACGTCAGCTGGCTCACGTTCGTCTTCCTCATGTGGTCCTGTATACTGTGGATGGTGAGGGACCGGAGGCGCTACGCCATGCTGTCCTCACCCTTCATGGTGGCCTACGGCAACCTGATGATAGTTCTGCAGTACATTTACACCTTCCAAGGCATGGAGCCAGTCCCAGGATTCTTTGTCAAGAAGAACAACCCATTCCACTCACTTTCCTCCAAG ATCTTGTGTCTTCTGAGCTTCTGGCTGCTACTGAGACAAACGCTGACGGagagacaagaaaaacaaaaagaagacagTGCTAGTCTGTCAGATGTTCATGTGGAGGTCCAGGAGAAGAAGG aggaagaggagcctgAGGAAGGAGGGGAGCAGGACGTCATGCAGGTTTTTGGTAACATGGTGATGGCTCTCCTGGTCAAATACTGGATCTACATCTGTGGCGGCATGTTCTTCTTTGTCAGCTTTGAGGGGACCATCGTCATGTACAAGATCATCTACATGATGATGCTGCTGTCCTGTGTGGCGCTCTACCag GTGCACTATGAGCGCTGGCGATGGATCCTGAAGTACTTTTGGATGTCACTGGTGATGTACACCATGCTGGTCCTTACCCTGGTCTACACTGCTCAGTTTGAAGGGTCGGTGGAAGCTTGGGGTAAAATGCTGAACACATCCGTAAAGAG CTTGAAAGACCTGGGCTTAGAGAAGTTTGATACGGGCATGCTGTTCACCAGGATTGCTATTCCCACTTCCTTTTTGCTGGTGTGTGTTCTCCACTTGCACTACTTCCACCAGCGCTTTCTGCAGCTCACTGACCTCAAGGCTGTGGTCGCTAAAGAAGAGAGCACAATTTACAG ACTGGTCCACCCTGATGGCAGCCTGGCAGATCTAACCATGCTCAGTGCCAGCTCAGTGGACGCAGCACTGcccaaagaggaggagaggctgcaggaaaagcaggaggagcaaGGAGGGTgggagacagagaaggagcagaccttggtggtggtgatggatgACACTGACATGACTGGTGAAAAGCCCAAGAGCTTCTCCGACCAACGGCAGtccagcacagaggagagcgtccaCTGCAGCATGAAGACTGAGCCAGAACCGAGCACCGAGCAGAGCTCAG ATCTGAGGAATAAATGGCACCTGGTGGTCGACCGCCTGACTGTGCTCTTCCTCAAGTTCCTGGAGTATTtccacaaactgcagctgttcaTCTGGTGGTTACTGGAGATACACATTATCAAGATTGTGTCCTGCTACATCATTGTGTTCACTCTGTATGAG GTGTCTCTGTTTAACTATGTGTTCCTGGCATCCTGGGCCTTCGCCTTGCCCTACAGCCAATACAGGCCGCTTGCCTCCAGTATTTGCACTGTCTGGACATGTGTCATCATTGTATGCAAGATGTTGTACCAGCTGAAGTCTATAGATCCCCCGTCATACTCCAAGAACTGCactatg CCAGACTACACACCAGCACAGAAGCAAGAGATGGAGGACTCTTTGCTGTATAAGGGGCCTGTTGATCCAGCCAACTGGGTGGGCCTGCAAAAGTCTGATGACCTGCTGGGCTACCTCAGG GACAACCTCCTGATGCTGGCTTTGTTAGCATTCGAGGTGACCATCTATCGCCATCAGGAATACTTCAGACTGAGAAACAAACTGTCGCCTCCGGCTGCCAGAATTATCTTCCATGATATCACACGGCAGCACCTGGACATCGGGATAATCCACTTTGTGAAGTACTTTGTCAACTACTTCTTCTACAAGTTTGGATTAGAG ACATGTTTCCTGTTGGTGGTCAATGTGATGGGGCAGCGTATGGACTTCTACTCCATGCTTCACGGCTTTGCCTTGATAGTAGTCATGTATAGACGCAGAAGAAAAGCCATCGCTGAGATCTGGCCCAAGTACTGCTGCTTCCTGGCCTGCATGCTCACGGTGCAGTACTTTGTCTGCATTGGGATTCCACCTGCAGCCTGTAAAG ACTATCCCTGGAGGTTTCCCAACTCGACTACAGACTCCAATGTGGTCAAGTGGCTCTATGTCCCAGATTTTCACACCCACCCAAAGCCAACATTCCTGATCT ATGATTTAATGTTGCTGCTGTGCGCCTCTCTCCAGAGGCAGGTCTTCGAGGATGAGAACATGGCAGCCGTCCGCCTCATGGCTGGTGACAATGTGGAGATCTGTAGAGACCTGGATGCAGCCTCCTTCAGCGTCCACAACCCTGTCCCTGACTTTATCCACTGCAG GTCCTACCTGGACATGCTGAAGGTCATTATGTTCAGCTACTTGTTCTGGTTTGTCctcaccatcatcttcatcactggaACCACAAGAATCAGCGTCTTCTGTATGGGTTACCTGGTGGCCTGCTTTTATTTCCTGCTCTTTGGCGGCAAGCTTCTGCTGAAACCAATCAAAAAGATCCTCCACTATTGGGACTTCCTGATCGCCTATAATGTTTTTGTGATCACAATGAAGAACATTTTATCT ATCCTGGCGTGCGGCTACATTAAATCTATGATGGTCAACCACTGCTGGTTAATCCAGTTGTTTAGTTTAGCGTGCACCATCAAggaatacaaaatacaaaagagCG ATTCAAAAGAGTGTGAACTGCCCAGTAATGAGGCCGGCATCATCTGGGACAGTATCTGTTTcgccttcctgctgctgcagagacgaGTCTTCATGAGTTACTACTTTCTTCATGTGGTGGCAGATATCAGAGCATCACAGATACTGGCCTCCAG agggGCAGAGCTCTTTCAGGCTACTATTGTGAAGGCGGTGAAAgccaggctggaggaggagagcaagtcggtggagcagctgaagagACA GATGGAGCGCATTAAATTGAGGCAGCAAAAGTTTAAGAGGGGCAAGGAGAAGATGCTGAGCCTGGCGCAGGAGTCTGTAGACGGACAGACGATGGTCCAgcctgaggatgatgatgatgatg GAGCACATCCAACGAATGCCAAGACCAAAAAAAAGCAGTGGTGGAGGCCGTGGGTTGACCATGCTTCCA TGGTGAGAAGTGGAGACTATTACTTGTTTGAAACTGAcagtgaagaagaagacgaggaggaggaggagaaaaaagatgGGGAGCAACCAAAGAAGTCAGCGTTTCAG CGAGCGATAGCGAAGTTTGTCTCTGCTGTTCTGGCTTTACCCAAGTCTATCATTAGGCTGCCTAAAACTGTACTTCAGTATGTAGTCAAGGCGGGCAAG TTTCTTTACCAAACCTGGCTCACAGACCCCAAAGCTGCTCTCAAAGCTCGAGCCAAAGATAAACGCAAATTTTGGAAGAAATATACCAAAGGGGTCCGACGCAGGAAAACCAAGAAAGATG CGGGTCACGTTGCCATTGATGTTGGGGAGCTGTCTGATGGGCAAGAAAAGGGAGATGAGAACAAGAAGTCTGGTGGACCAG ACAACATCATCAAACGAGTGTTCAACATCATAAAGTTCACCTGGGTGCTCTTCCAGACAACGGTCAACAGCTTCACCAAGTGGATGAACAGCATGTGCAGCGAGTACATCGACATCTCCACTGTGCTGCGTATCGAGCGCTGCATGCTGACTCGAGAGGTCAAAAAG GGCAACATCCCGTCCAGAGAGAGCATTCATGTGTATTATCAAAAGGCCATGAGGCTCAACATGTCCAGGCAGGCCAGCTTGGATCAGCTCAGCGAGGACGGCTCAACCTCAGGTTCCACCAGGGTCCGAAGGAGGCGAGGAGGCTACCGAATGGAGAGCCAGGACTCCACAGCCTCCAGAGATAGCATTTCCAG TGCCTTTACTGAGGCCACCACGCTGTTTTCCCGTCAATCTACCCTTGAAGACATGGATGCAATGCCAGAGTTCATTCCTAAAACCAGTGAGCGCGCCAGGCCCAAACTGCGTAAGATGTATGGCCTTGATGTGTCCAACTCCTCCATGGACAGTGGCGGCAGCAGCTTCATATCCAG tGAAACAACCCAGTGTGTCATGCTCTACTCTAGGCAGGGCACTACAGACACCATAGAAGAAGTGGAGGATGAGCAGGATCAAGGGGAAGACAAGCAGCAGGTGCCCAGGGAATCCCAACAGCAGGATGAGGGACAGGGGGCTGAAGGTGTGACGTGGAGTGATCAAGAATCCAGactgagagaagaaaaagaagaagaaggagaagataAGGTGGAGGAGGGGCCGGAGGTGGCAGAGGGACAGCAGAGTGAGGTGGGTGAGGAAGGAGTAGAGGCACCAGAGGACCAGGAAAGAGAGCATGCTCCCTGGGAGTCCTTTGGTCCAGACGAAGGCCCCTCCTTTAGGCCGGAGGAGGCAGACTCTGCCCCTACTATGCAGCAGAACGATTTCACCGAGAGTGAAGacggaggaggacagcaggactTCCTGCAGACAGAATGTCAGGGAGGGCTGCTCTACACGCCTGATACAGATGCCTCTAAAACATCAGACGCTGACGTGCCTCCCAGCTACAGCAAGGCGGTCAGCTTTGACCGTCTGGAACTCAGCGATGATGAGAGTGACACGGACAGGAAGAGGCGCATGGTGATGACCTTCGACAGTCGCTCAGACAGCAGGTCGGACATCATGCTGCCATCCATGACCACTGAGCTGACGGCCAGCGAACTGCTACTCAACAA GATGTTTTACGATGAGGAGCTGGAGCAGTCGGATAGGTTCTACCAGTCCCAGCCTCTCATCCTCCAGCTCTGCTATGCTCTGTATAACATGGTGGTGGCACACTCAGAGCTTGTGTGCTACCTGGTCATCATTGTTAATCACATGGTGTCAGCCAACTGTGTCACCCTGGTCCTTCCCATCACCATCTTCCTCTGGGCCATGCTGTCTGTGCCCCGTCCCAGCAAGCGCTACTGGATGACTGCCATCATCTACACTGAG GTCACCATCGTCATCAAGTACTTCTTCCAGTTTAGCTTTTTCCCCTTCCACAATACCATCGATAAGAATAAACCGTTTCACCCTCCCAACATCATCGGCGTGGAGAAGAAAGATGGCTACGTCATCTATGACCTGCTCCAATTACTGGCTCTATTTTTCCACAGGTCCATCCTGAAG TGTCATGGTCTATGGGACGAGGATGACCCCAAACAGAAGAAAGAGCCGCCTTCTCAGAGCGAGTCTGAAGATGAGGTGAAAAGCaaggagagtgagagtgagaaggagTCTGAGCCTGCCTCATCAGTGTTCAATGAGAGGAGAGGCTCCACTCAGACCATGAGGTCCATAAACTTTGGGACCTCCATAGACTCAGGACAGGTCCAGGTGCACGTCCAGCATCAGCAGACCTACCAGCGACGCAAGAGCTCCAGTGGAGCCTCGCACATTTCTCATCCGTCTGTGCATTCTTCAGCAAGATCTAAGAGAG GAAGTACCACTTCCCACAACAGCAGCCGCAAAGATGGCAGTGAAGCCAGCGAGGCCAGCGTCCACCAGAAGACACGCAAACAGATGATCATAGAGAAACTGAGGGAGCAGTTCCTCAAAGTAAAAGCTTTCGTCGTGAAGCG GTTTATGGAGGTCTACCTCTCCATCAGGCTGTTTTTTTATAACTTGATCCATCCAGAGTACAGCGCGGTCACAGACGTCTACGTGCTGATGTTCCTCGCTGACACAGTGGATTTCATCATCATTGTGTTTGGATTCTGGGCGTTTGGG AAACACTCAGCGGCAGACATCACTTCCTCCCTGTCAGAGGATCAGGTGCCAGGACCCTTCCTGGTCATGGTCCTGATACAGTTTGGCACCATGGTGGTGGACCGGGCTCTCTACCTAAGGAAGTCTGTGATGGGAAAAGTCATTTTCCAGGTCTTCCTTGTCTTTGGCATCCACTTCTGGATGTTTTTTATCCTGCCAGGCGTCACAGCAAA GCGCTTCAGTGAAAACAGAGTCGCTCAGATGTGGTATTTTGTCAAGTGCATCTACTTCGGGCTGTCGGCCTATCAGATCCGCTGTGGTTATCCCACCCGtgttctgggaaactttctTACGAAGAGCTACAATTATGTCAACCTCTTCCTGTTTCAAGG TTTCCGTCTGGTACCCTTCCTGACGGAGCTGCGAGCCGTGATGGACTGGGTCTGGACCGACACCTCGCTGTCTCTGTCAAGCTGGATCTGTGTGGAGGACATCTACGCTCACATCTTCATCCTGAAATGCTGGAGAGAGTCTGAGAAG AGGTACCCACAACCGCGTggccagaagaagaagaaggtggtcAAGTACGGGATGGGAGGAATGATTGTGATGCTGCTGATCTGCATTGTCTGGTTCccgctgctcttcatgtccctGGTAAAATCTGTGGCGGGGGTCGTCAACACTCCGCTGGACGTCTCACTCACAATCACCCTGGCCGGCTTTCAG CCCATCTTCACCATGAGTGCTCAACAAAAGCAACTGCGGGATGTTACACCAGATGAATTTAGAATATTTGTGAAAAGCTATACAAGCGACGAT GGAGCCATGCAGTGGTTGGAGGGCTACACCTTTGAGGATCTGACCATCGCTGAGCTGAAAGGCAGCTCCAACTCTCTGTGGACCATCAGTCCACCCAGCAGAACCAACCTAATAGAAATGCTTTCGACGGTCAAGGAGGAATTCCCGGTCACCGTGTCCTGGTCTGTGCAAAG AAACCTCAGTCTTGGTGCCAAGGCTGAAACAGCATCTGGAAAACATGTGACTCACCTAGAAAATAATACAAAGAGTGAGCTTATAAAGGTGCTGAATGGGTCAAGTACCATCTCAGAAGT GAACCTGACAAATATCTTCCCTCGCTTCGTACGAGCTCCCAGCGACTCAGATGCCAAGCCAGTTGAGGCGCTGCAAGGTG gTGACAAACATCTTGCAATTAGCTTGACCTTGATGCGAGCTGAGAATTTGACAGATCAGATCCAAGAATGGTGGATTGTCAACCAGACTACGCTCGGCCCCATAAAAAAGCAGTGTAATGGAACGgctgaggaaaaacaaaagtgtaaaGACAAAAAGTTTGATGCCGGCCTGGAGATGTACATATTCAGTGACAAAGTCAGCCCGCCAAGTTTGGGCTTTCTGGCTGGTTATGG TATCATGGGCCTGTACGCCTCAGTGGTTCTGGTTATCGGCAAGTTTGTGCGTGAATTCTTCAGTGGCATTTCCCACACCATCATGTTTGAGGAGCTGCCCAACGTGGACCGCATCCTGAAGCTGTGCACTGACATCTTCCTGGTCCGAGAGACGGGGGAGCTGGACCTGGAGGAGGACATGTACTCCAAACTCATCTTCCTCTACCGCTCACCAGAGACAATGATAAAGTGGACCCGGGAGAAAACTCAGTGA